From Shewanella psychrophila, a single genomic window includes:
- a CDS encoding zinc-dependent metalloprotease, with translation MKPYNLALAIVLFSVPVVDVVADPSNTATIIKKSQSASGFINLFYSKADGELYLEANKLDQPFLLLTSLPHGVGSNDIGLDRGQLGYTRMVQFERHGPYLILKQLNTQYRANTDNAAELRAVKEAFAESVLWRGKIIDGKRDLVSINDLVINDLHGISSVLEDTKQGSYQLDKSRSLILPQGVKSFERNSDVDVLLTFNSTKAGNYVAQVTPDANHMSVRLRYSFIQLPEEGYVARDYHPMSGYLSDEYLDYGTQVNQDIRQRHLLRHRLQKVNPGSEPSEVIKPITYYLDPGVPEPIRSALLEGASWWEEAFEQAGFIGGFKVELLPEDADPQDVRYNVIQWVHRATRGWSYGSAVTDPRTGEIIKGHVTLGSQRVRQDHMIARGLTAGWEDRQAAEDASMALSLARIRQLAAHEVGHTLGFDHNFAASSNDNASVMDYPHPQATLKGEKIDISAPYGVGVGAWDKYIVEYGYSEYADSASESALLSELMAKVQRQGLRYIGEADSRSKGASNAYASLWDNGSDPVAELVRIDKVRAKAINDFSPSALLAGQPKGELSDIFVPIYLLNRYQITAAAKFIGGTDYSYSEGVDGESWHYIAPQLQKSALDALLETLSPKALAISQSLQESLVPKAGNYNRTRESFDSGLGVITDPLGMAEVLSRHTAKQLLAPQRLNRVNQGYIGDREQLSVPALVDKLLGSTLYDDIPNGAEQGVWMRVNSVIIDELLASYHAKQTRPEVKAQLADRLRYTLKQLKRKVKRVSAYEAAHFAWLADGVERGMKDPRAKLIAEPLKMPPGSPI, from the coding sequence ATGAAGCCCTATAATCTTGCCTTGGCGATAGTACTTTTCTCTGTGCCCGTCGTCGATGTTGTCGCAGATCCAAGTAATACCGCCACTATTATCAAGAAAAGCCAGTCAGCAAGCGGCTTTATCAATCTGTTTTATTCTAAAGCTGATGGTGAGCTTTACCTCGAAGCAAACAAGTTAGATCAGCCTTTTCTTTTGCTCACAAGTTTACCCCATGGTGTCGGCTCTAACGATATCGGCTTAGATCGTGGTCAGCTTGGTTATACTCGCATGGTGCAATTTGAGCGTCATGGACCCTACTTGATCCTGAAGCAGCTTAATACTCAATATCGCGCCAATACCGATAATGCCGCCGAGCTCAGAGCGGTTAAAGAAGCCTTTGCCGAATCAGTGCTCTGGCGAGGCAAGATCATAGATGGTAAGCGAGATCTTGTGTCGATCAATGATCTGGTGATTAACGATCTCCACGGTATATCTTCGGTTCTCGAAGACACTAAGCAAGGCAGCTATCAACTGGATAAAAGTCGTTCACTCATCTTGCCCCAAGGGGTTAAGTCTTTTGAGCGGAACAGCGATGTCGATGTATTGCTGACCTTCAATAGTACCAAGGCGGGAAACTATGTGGCTCAGGTGACACCCGATGCTAACCATATGTCGGTTCGCTTGCGCTACTCCTTCATTCAGTTGCCGGAAGAAGGCTATGTGGCGCGTGATTATCACCCTATGAGTGGTTATCTATCCGATGAGTATCTGGATTATGGTACTCAGGTTAATCAGGATATTCGTCAACGTCATCTGTTGCGTCATCGCCTGCAGAAAGTGAATCCGGGCTCTGAGCCCAGTGAAGTGATCAAGCCTATCACCTACTATTTGGATCCCGGTGTACCTGAACCAATCCGCAGTGCACTGTTAGAGGGCGCAAGTTGGTGGGAAGAGGCATTTGAGCAAGCAGGCTTCATCGGTGGGTTTAAAGTCGAGTTATTACCCGAAGATGCCGATCCTCAAGATGTCCGCTATAACGTGATCCAATGGGTACACAGGGCGACGCGAGGCTGGTCATATGGCTCTGCGGTTACAGATCCAAGGACTGGCGAGATCATCAAGGGACATGTGACCTTAGGTAGCCAAAGGGTTCGCCAAGACCATATGATTGCCCGTGGCCTCACTGCTGGTTGGGAAGATAGACAGGCCGCCGAAGATGCCTCTATGGCGCTTTCATTGGCTCGCATTCGTCAACTTGCGGCCCATGAGGTTGGTCATACCTTAGGTTTCGATCATAACTTTGCAGCTTCGAGTAATGATAATGCCTCTGTGATGGATTATCCGCATCCACAGGCGACATTGAAAGGCGAAAAAATAGATATTTCGGCGCCCTACGGCGTAGGTGTCGGTGCCTGGGATAAGTATATTGTCGAATATGGTTATAGTGAATATGCCGACTCTGCCTCAGAATCGGCTCTGTTATCTGAGCTGATGGCTAAAGTGCAACGCCAAGGGCTGCGTTATATAGGTGAAGCTGATTCACGCTCGAAAGGGGCCAGCAATGCTTACGCCAGTCTTTGGGATAATGGCAGTGATCCTGTTGCCGAGCTTGTCCGTATCGATAAGGTGCGAGCCAAGGCTATTAATGATTTTTCTCCTTCGGCATTGTTAGCCGGGCAGCCGAAAGGTGAGCTAAGCGACATTTTCGTGCCCATCTATCTGCTAAACCGTTATCAGATCACTGCCGCAGCTAAATTTATCGGTGGCACAGATTACAGTTATAGCGAAGGCGTCGACGGTGAGTCATGGCATTATATTGCGCCTCAGTTACAGAAGAGTGCTCTGGATGCCTTGCTGGAGACCTTGTCACCTAAGGCGCTAGCTATCTCCCAGTCATTGCAGGAATCTTTAGTGCCCAAAGCGGGCAACTACAACAGGACACGTGAGAGTTTCGATTCGGGTCTTGGTGTTATCACAGATCCCCTCGGTATGGCCGAAGTCTTGAGTCGTCATACAGCCAAACAGCTTCTCGCGCCTCAACGACTCAATCGAGTCAATCAAGGCTATATCGGCGATAGGGAACAGTTATCTGTTCCGGCATTAGTCGATAAGCTACTGGGCAGTACATTGTATGATGATATCCCTAATGGCGCCGAGCAAGGGGTCTGGATGCGGGTTAACAGCGTGATAATCGACGAGTTGTTAGCAAGCTACCATGCTAAACAGACTCGCCCAGAGGTGAAGGCACAATTGGCAGACCGTCTGCGTTATACGCTCAAGCAGCTTAAACGTAAGGTTAAGAGAGTCAGCGCCTATGAGGCCGCTCATTTTGCCTGGCTTGCAGATGGCGTAGAGAGAGGCATGAAAGATCCTAGGGCGAAACTGATAGCCGAGCCGCTTAAAATGCCACCTGGTTCACCGATTTAG
- a CDS encoding PhoH family protein, which translates to MEQDDRKLFVLDTNVLLHEPLAIYSFKEHDVVVPMTVLEELDQIKDRKRDVSRDARVAIRALEDILGGKTTPEQILQGVKLPRREDHGDACGTLSIFPDHQLEMTHASLPGDNNDNRIINTALHLQKIHQPRNVVLVTKDINMRLKAKGAGIKQVEDYRTDQLIDDIRFLTTGFHQFKGDFWERKEHVSTESHGRHTVHTVPTLEVGDENFYINQYLLDEDSNFCARVLEKTNGDLKLLDLGKDRLLNIDAWGIRPKNIYQGMAMQALLDPDIDLVILTGPAGCGKTLLAMAAALEMVVERGLYDKVIVTRNTPEIAESIGFLPGTEEEKMTPWLAAITDTLEVLHKNDVNPSGSMNYIMDKANVQFKSINFMRGRSIQNSVVILDECQNLTASQIKTMITRMGEGTKLICSGNLSQIDSNYLTAVTSGLTYIVERFKDFEGSANIYLNGVVRSRLAEFAEENL; encoded by the coding sequence ATGGAACAAGACGACAGAAAGTTGTTTGTACTGGATACCAATGTATTACTACACGAACCTTTAGCCATTTATTCATTTAAGGAACACGATGTAGTTGTCCCCATGACAGTTCTGGAAGAACTGGATCAGATTAAAGATAGAAAGCGAGACGTAAGTAGAGACGCACGGGTTGCCATCAGGGCACTCGAAGACATACTCGGCGGTAAAACCACCCCAGAGCAGATACTCCAAGGGGTCAAACTGCCACGGCGAGAAGATCACGGTGATGCCTGTGGCACCTTGTCCATCTTTCCCGATCACCAACTCGAAATGACCCATGCCTCCTTACCAGGCGACAATAACGATAACCGCATCATCAACACCGCACTACACCTGCAAAAAATCCATCAGCCCCGTAATGTCGTTCTCGTCACTAAAGACATCAACATGCGCCTCAAGGCTAAAGGGGCGGGCATCAAACAGGTTGAGGATTACCGCACCGATCAGCTCATCGATGATATTCGCTTCCTAACTACTGGATTTCATCAATTCAAGGGTGATTTTTGGGAACGTAAGGAGCATGTTTCTACCGAGTCCCATGGACGTCATACCGTACATACGGTACCAACCCTTGAGGTCGGAGATGAGAATTTCTATATCAATCAATACTTGCTAGACGAAGACTCCAACTTCTGCGCCCGGGTGCTGGAGAAGACCAATGGTGACCTTAAACTCTTGGATCTAGGTAAAGATAGATTACTCAACATAGATGCATGGGGCATACGTCCGAAGAATATTTATCAGGGCATGGCGATGCAGGCTCTGCTGGATCCGGACATTGACCTGGTGATCCTCACGGGACCTGCAGGTTGTGGTAAGACGCTATTAGCCATGGCTGCTGCTCTGGAGATGGTGGTGGAGAGAGGGCTTTACGATAAAGTTATCGTGACCCGTAATACGCCGGAGATCGCCGAGTCTATAGGCTTTCTTCCTGGCACCGAAGAGGAGAAGATGACGCCTTGGCTTGCGGCGATAACCGATACCTTAGAAGTACTGCATAAGAATGATGTGAACCCCAGTGGCAGCATGAATTACATCATGGATAAAGCCAATGTTCAGTTCAAATCCATCAACTTTATGCGTGGCCGCTCGATACAGAACTCAGTGGTGATCCTCGATGAGTGTCAGAACCTGACGGCTTCCCAGATAAAAACCATGATCACCCGTATGGGCGAGGGAACTAAGCTTATCTGTAGCGGTAACCTGTCGCAGATCGATTCTAACTATCTCACTGCAGTGACATCGGGATTGACTTATATCGTTGAACGTTTCAAAGACTTCGAAGGCAGTGCCAACATCTATCTCAATGGTGTTGTACGCTCACGTCTGGCCGAATTTGCCGAGGAAAACCTCTAA
- a CDS encoding efflux RND transporter permease subunit: protein MNFAQYSIEHKVVSWMFALLLLVGGSISFLGLGQLEFPEFTLKQALVVTAYPGASPEQVEEEVTLPLEDALQQLDAIKHITSINSAGLSQIEIEVHEHYGADELPQVWDEVRRKVNDKLGELPPGVATPSVIDDFGDVYGILLNVSGDGYTSRELQNYADFLRRELVLVDGVKKVTIAGKITEQVVVEISQQKLNALGLDQDYIYSLINSQNVVSNAGSIRVGDNRIRIHPTGEFSQVKQMERLLISAPGSTKLVYLGDIAQVYKDNDETPTNIYHGNGETALSVGISFSSGVNVVDVGVAINERLLELDNERPIGIQLNTVYDQSKMVDQTITGFLINLAESIAIVIFVLLIFMGVRAGLLMGLVLLLTILGTFIMMKLLNIELQIISLGALIIALGMLVDNAIVVTEGILIGIKRGQSRLETSKQVVSQTQWPLLGATVIAILAFAPIGLSDTATGEFCVSLFQVLLISLFISWITAMTLTPFFCHLMFKDGEVSEDENDDPYKGFIFQFYRSSLNLAMRFRAVTLLVVIAALFTSVMGFGYVKNVFFPASNTPMFFVDVWMPEGTDIKATEHLLGRIEKDLLAQQETHDIGLVNLTSVVGQGAQRFVLSYVPEKGYNSYGQLLIEMTDLTSLERYMRTLEKELSLKYPEAEYRFKYMENGPSPAAKIEARFYGEDPVVLRQLATQAKAILDAEPTAVGVRHSWRNQVTLIRPQLALAQARETGISKQDLDNSLLVNFGGKQVGVYRENSHLMPIIARAPAEERLDADSLWKLQVWSSENNVFVPATQVVSEFTTEWENPLIMRRDRKRMLAVYADPINGTDETADSVFRKIRADIEAISLPAGYEFEWGGEYETAGEAQVSVFSSIPMGYLAMFLITVLLFNSVRQPLVIWFTVPLALIGVVSGLLLFDAPFSFMALLGLLSLTGMIIKNGIVLVDQINLELSEGKEAYQAVVDSSVSRVRPVLMAAITTMLGMVPLLSDAFFGSMAITIIFGLGFASVLTLIVLPVTYTLAFRIPYPKQAQS from the coding sequence GTGAATTTCGCACAATACTCTATAGAACATAAAGTGGTGAGCTGGATGTTTGCCCTATTGCTACTCGTGGGGGGCAGCATCTCATTTCTTGGGCTAGGTCAGCTCGAATTCCCTGAGTTCACCCTCAAACAGGCACTCGTCGTCACCGCCTATCCAGGCGCTTCGCCGGAACAGGTCGAAGAGGAGGTTACCCTGCCTCTGGAAGATGCCCTGCAGCAACTCGATGCAATCAAACATATCACCTCGATCAACAGTGCCGGCCTGTCTCAGATAGAGATAGAGGTACACGAGCATTACGGCGCAGACGAACTGCCCCAGGTGTGGGATGAAGTGCGCCGTAAGGTCAACGACAAACTAGGTGAACTGCCACCAGGGGTCGCAACTCCATCAGTGATAGATGATTTCGGCGATGTGTATGGCATTTTGCTCAATGTCTCTGGAGATGGCTACACTAGCCGTGAGTTGCAAAATTATGCCGACTTTCTCAGGCGTGAGCTTGTGCTTGTCGATGGTGTGAAAAAAGTTACCATTGCAGGCAAAATAACCGAACAAGTAGTGGTCGAAATTTCCCAGCAGAAACTCAACGCTCTGGGCCTAGACCAGGATTATATCTATAGCCTTATCAATAGTCAGAACGTAGTATCCAACGCCGGTAGTATTCGTGTTGGCGATAACCGCATTCGTATCCATCCTACCGGTGAGTTTAGCCAGGTGAAGCAGATGGAGCGCCTGTTAATCAGCGCACCAGGCAGTACAAAACTGGTCTACCTTGGCGATATAGCCCAGGTCTATAAAGATAACGATGAGACCCCAACAAACATCTACCATGGCAATGGCGAAACAGCCTTGTCTGTAGGGATCTCATTTTCCAGCGGCGTCAATGTGGTTGATGTCGGCGTAGCCATCAATGAAAGGCTGCTCGAGCTCGATAACGAGCGCCCCATTGGTATACAACTCAACACTGTCTACGACCAGAGTAAGATGGTCGATCAGACCATCACAGGTTTCTTAATCAATCTGGCCGAGTCTATTGCCATAGTGATCTTCGTACTCTTGATATTCATGGGCGTCCGCGCCGGTCTGCTGATGGGGCTGGTATTGCTATTGACCATATTAGGCACCTTCATCATGATGAAGCTGCTCAATATCGAGCTACAAATCATCTCCTTGGGCGCACTTATTATCGCCCTAGGTATGCTGGTCGACAACGCCATCGTGGTCACCGAAGGCATACTCATAGGTATCAAGCGTGGTCAGAGCCGACTAGAGACATCTAAACAAGTGGTGTCACAGACTCAATGGCCACTACTTGGTGCCACTGTCATCGCCATTTTAGCCTTCGCTCCGATTGGCTTGTCAGACACAGCCACAGGTGAATTTTGCGTATCGTTATTCCAGGTCTTACTGATCTCCCTGTTTATCAGCTGGATCACAGCCATGACCTTAACCCCCTTCTTCTGCCACCTCATGTTCAAAGATGGCGAAGTCAGCGAGGATGAGAATGATGATCCCTACAAGGGCTTTATATTCCAGTTTTACCGTAGCAGCTTAAATTTGGCCATGCGTTTTCGCGCCGTCACCTTGCTAGTCGTTATCGCGGCGCTGTTCACCTCAGTAATGGGCTTCGGATACGTAAAAAATGTCTTCTTTCCAGCTTCGAACACGCCTATGTTCTTCGTGGATGTGTGGATGCCTGAAGGCACAGATATTAAGGCGACAGAACACCTGCTCGGCCGCATAGAGAAAGACCTACTTGCCCAGCAAGAAACCCATGATATCGGGCTGGTTAATCTCACTAGCGTTGTCGGCCAAGGTGCCCAAAGATTCGTGCTCTCCTATGTCCCAGAGAAAGGCTACAATTCCTACGGTCAATTACTGATCGAGATGACAGATCTCACCAGCTTAGAGCGATACATGCGCACCTTGGAGAAAGAGTTAAGCCTCAAGTATCCAGAAGCCGAGTATCGTTTCAAATATATGGAAAATGGTCCCAGCCCTGCCGCTAAGATAGAGGCGCGTTTCTATGGTGAAGATCCTGTGGTACTGCGTCAGCTTGCCACCCAAGCAAAGGCTATTTTAGATGCAGAGCCAACAGCCGTAGGCGTAAGACATAGCTGGCGTAACCAGGTGACTCTGATCCGTCCGCAACTGGCACTCGCTCAGGCCCGTGAGACGGGGATCAGTAAACAAGATCTCGATAATTCACTCCTAGTTAACTTCGGTGGCAAGCAGGTCGGCGTCTATCGTGAGAACAGCCATCTGATGCCTATCATAGCAAGGGCACCTGCCGAGGAACGCCTCGACGCCGACAGCCTTTGGAAGCTGCAGGTCTGGAGTTCAGAAAATAACGTCTTCGTTCCCGCCACTCAAGTGGTTTCTGAATTCACCACCGAATGGGAAAACCCGCTTATCATGCGTCGTGACAGAAAACGTATGCTGGCTGTTTATGCCGATCCTATTAACGGTACCGATGAGACGGCCGATTCTGTCTTTCGAAAAATCAGAGCCGATATAGAAGCTATTTCGCTCCCTGCGGGTTATGAATTCGAATGGGGAGGCGAATATGAGACAGCTGGGGAGGCTCAGGTCTCGGTATTTAGCTCAATTCCTATGGGCTATCTAGCTATGTTCCTTATCACAGTACTGCTGTTTAATTCGGTACGTCAGCCTCTGGTCATCTGGTTCACCGTGCCATTAGCCTTAATCGGCGTGGTTTCTGGCCTATTACTATTCGATGCCCCTTTCAGCTTTATGGCATTACTAGGATTACTCAGCTTGACTGGCATGATCATCAAGAATGGCATCGTACTGGTAGATCAGATAAACCTGGAACTGAGTGAAGGCAAGGAGGCTTATCAGGCTGTAGTCGATTCGTCCGTGAGCCGGGTAAGACCCGTTTTGATGGCAGCGATAACGACTATGCTAGGTATGGTTCCTCTGCTGTCTGATGCCTTCTTTGGCTCTATGGCAATCACCATAATCTTCGGTCTTGGCTTCGCGTCTGTGCTGACACTCATCGTCTTACCTGTCACTTACACTCTGGCATTTCGTATTCCTTACCCTAAACAGGCACAATCCTAA
- a CDS encoding response regulator, with the protein MKPTEPDLQLKSPIQKNYNRAVFYTYIGVIIMALITAWFFFERQKTQLMEQREEQVERHVLQIDLLLESSIRAVKSLRNVAVDHLRLGELVRKDRLPQYEKFNESGQYFTLEPSYAQSGEPFTNMGRITGAGSLNGRSEKFYQELEMLFELSLSFPVATEAAPKASSIYYISKRRIMSYYPWPSDDQRFREELLNKNQFQLATPAMNPQRSVFWSPAYVDPTDKGLLTTLGVPIYLEDEFIGSINLDMTLASLARQIRLYFKMPGTVILLDQKNNILSHSDSDNSEISRVFHISQKIPSELHSIPESELFDAHEGIIRNGYYIHSVALQNTPWRLLYLQDRDDLFKDSWEKLELTFILVVLALSILVTIVHWQTRRSFVNPASRLLTHLEGCSQEPRKPPEQISQGWEPWFQLVSRIFEENQQYTRHLAEQNRRLDKLVARRTERLKETTERREREYALLRSLLDSIPEAIVFKDKEGKYLGCNKSAERMLGYTESELIGQESIKLTSKEQSVRIKAEDERVLLERTPLRYQEKVELAGKPVLLDTLKLPFYNRRGELLGLIAVWRDVTREYESAEQLRLSEERYHLAMDAVEDGLWDWYLDSKQIICNPAYYSMLGYKTNEFPALVSTLDDLIHPDDRIRVEEYREQYLGDPIGAFDIEFRMRGKSGQYHWLLSRGRVVEFTPNNQPKRMVGTHKDITRHKSNEVALLEAKQDAESANLYKSEFLANMSHEIRTPMNAIIGMLQLAQRTELTPKQEDYLEKAGFSAQSLLRIINDILDLSKIEAGKLELEKVAFPLDKVLDHALDLNALKSQQKGVELLLYAPVTAGLILEGDPLRLGQVLINMLSNAVKFTQTGEIELGCEDVGERDHRITLKFWVRDTGIGISKEQQASLFDAFAQADGSTTRKYGGTGLGLSISKHLVSMMGGQMQVQSEMGIGSTFSFTISFEIAEEAEVKPMIVPERLGNLKTLVVDDNPTALQIYSAVMRDFHFEVDTAANGSEALYKLEKSSVDLLLLDWMMPEMDGIQVIEELDRMVADGRLEKRPVVIMMTAYAAEPLKEDAERSNIYAMLQKPFKASALFDEIIGAFAEEPKVTSVVEVEAEEVVDEHAGVVLLVEDNFINQQVATELLKSAGYEVDVADNGQIAIDMIAEKNFDAVLMDIQMPVMDGLTATIELRKHFSLQELPIIAMTAHAMSGDREKSLSAGMNAHITKPIVLNELFDTLSYWIKLKEEVD; encoded by the coding sequence ATGAAACCGACTGAGCCAGATCTTCAACTGAAGTCGCCGATACAGAAAAACTATAATCGTGCTGTTTTTTATACTTATATTGGCGTGATCATCATGGCGCTGATCACTGCTTGGTTCTTCTTCGAACGCCAGAAAACTCAGCTTATGGAGCAAAGAGAAGAGCAGGTAGAGCGACATGTTCTGCAGATCGATCTCTTGCTGGAGTCGAGTATCCGAGCGGTAAAGAGTCTGAGAAATGTTGCAGTCGATCATCTGAGGCTTGGTGAACTGGTGCGTAAAGACCGTTTACCTCAATATGAAAAATTCAACGAGAGTGGTCAGTATTTTACCTTAGAGCCAAGTTACGCACAGAGTGGTGAACCTTTCACCAACATGGGGCGCATTACAGGTGCTGGTTCTCTCAATGGTCGCAGCGAGAAGTTTTATCAGGAATTGGAGATGTTGTTCGAGCTTTCGCTCTCCTTTCCGGTGGCAACCGAAGCGGCCCCCAAAGCTTCATCTATCTATTACATCTCTAAACGTAGGATCATGTCCTATTACCCTTGGCCATCGGACGATCAAAGGTTCAGAGAGGAACTGCTTAATAAGAACCAGTTTCAGCTAGCTACGCCAGCCATGAACCCCCAGCGAAGCGTGTTCTGGAGCCCGGCTTACGTTGATCCAACAGATAAAGGCTTGCTGACCACCTTAGGTGTGCCCATCTATCTGGAAGATGAATTTATTGGTTCGATCAACCTGGACATGACCTTGGCCTCGCTTGCGAGGCAGATACGTCTCTACTTCAAGATGCCGGGTACGGTGATCCTGTTAGATCAAAAAAACAATATTCTTTCCCATAGTGATTCAGATAACTCTGAGATCAGTCGTGTCTTTCATATCAGTCAGAAGATCCCTTCTGAATTACATTCTATTCCTGAGTCTGAGCTGTTTGATGCCCATGAAGGGATCATCAGGAATGGATACTACATCCACTCGGTAGCGTTGCAGAATACCCCCTGGCGCCTACTCTATCTGCAAGATAGAGATGATCTGTTTAAGGACTCTTGGGAAAAACTGGAGCTGACCTTCATCTTAGTAGTATTGGCCTTATCGATATTGGTGACCATAGTACATTGGCAGACCCGACGCTCATTTGTGAACCCGGCCTCACGACTTTTAACCCACTTAGAGGGATGTTCCCAGGAGCCTCGCAAACCGCCAGAGCAGATCTCCCAGGGCTGGGAGCCTTGGTTCCAATTAGTGAGTCGAATTTTTGAAGAGAACCAACAATATACCAGGCACTTAGCAGAGCAAAATCGCCGATTGGATAAGCTGGTGGCGCGCCGTACCGAACGACTCAAAGAGACCACTGAGCGGCGAGAGCGGGAATATGCCTTACTGAGATCTTTACTCGACTCCATTCCCGAGGCGATTGTCTTCAAGGATAAAGAGGGTAAATATTTAGGCTGTAATAAGTCTGCCGAACGCATGTTGGGCTATACCGAGAGTGAACTCATTGGCCAGGAGTCGATAAAACTAACCTCCAAAGAACAGTCGGTGCGGATTAAGGCGGAAGATGAGCGTGTGCTATTGGAACGTACTCCCCTTAGATATCAGGAGAAGGTGGAACTCGCTGGCAAGCCTGTGCTACTCGATACCCTTAAGCTGCCTTTTTACAATAGACGCGGTGAGCTGTTAGGCCTGATTGCCGTGTGGCGAGATGTGACTCGCGAGTATGAGTCAGCCGAGCAGTTAAGATTGTCGGAAGAGCGTTATCACTTAGCCATGGATGCGGTAGAAGATGGCTTATGGGATTGGTATCTGGATTCGAAACAGATTATCTGTAATCCCGCTTACTACTCCATGCTTGGCTACAAGACCAATGAGTTTCCGGCTTTAGTCTCAACCTTAGACGATCTTATTCATCCCGACGACAGGATCCGGGTGGAGGAGTATCGCGAACAGTATCTTGGGGATCCCATCGGTGCTTTCGATATCGAATTCAGGATGCGTGGCAAGAGTGGTCAGTATCACTGGTTACTCTCTCGTGGCCGTGTGGTGGAGTTTACACCCAATAATCAGCCTAAACGTATGGTAGGAACTCATAAAGATATTACCCGCCATAAAAGTAACGAGGTCGCACTGCTTGAGGCTAAGCAAGATGCAGAATCTGCCAACCTGTATAAGAGTGAATTCCTGGCCAATATGAGCCATGAAATCCGCACACCCATGAATGCCATTATCGGCATGTTACAGCTGGCTCAGCGCACAGAGCTTACGCCCAAACAGGAAGATTATCTGGAGAAGGCCGGCTTCTCGGCTCAGTCTCTGCTCAGGATCATCAACGATATTCTCGATTTATCTAAGATCGAGGCGGGTAAACTAGAGCTTGAAAAGGTGGCGTTCCCGCTGGATAAAGTGTTGGATCATGCCCTAGATCTCAATGCACTTAAGTCCCAGCAGAAGGGAGTCGAGCTGTTACTTTACGCACCGGTCACTGCCGGGTTAATTCTCGAGGGGGATCCCCTGCGATTAGGTCAGGTACTGATCAACATGCTCTCTAATGCGGTTAAGTTTACTCAAACTGGTGAGATCGAGTTAGGCTGTGAAGATGTGGGTGAGCGCGATCATCGCATCACCCTCAAGTTCTGGGTCCGCGATACAGGCATAGGGATCAGTAAGGAACAGCAGGCAAGCTTGTTCGATGCCTTCGCCCAAGCCGATGGCTCTACTACACGTAAGTATGGTGGTACCGGTCTGGGTCTTTCGATTAGTAAGCATCTGGTGTCCATGATGGGCGGTCAGATGCAGGTACAGAGTGAGATGGGGATCGGCAGTACTTTCAGCTTCACCATCAGCTTCGAGATCGCCGAAGAGGCGGAAGTTAAGCCTATGATAGTGCCTGAACGCTTAGGTAATCTTAAGACCTTAGTGGTGGATGATAACCCGACGGCATTGCAGATCTATTCCGCCGTGATGCGTGACTTCCATTTCGAAGTGGATACCGCGGCCAATGGTTCGGAGGCGCTATATAAGCTAGAAAAATCATCAGTCGATCTTCTTCTGCTCGACTGGATGATGCCAGAGATGGATGGCATTCAGGTGATTGAAGAGCTGGACCGTATGGTGGCCGATGGTCGATTAGAAAAGCGTCCCGTCGTCATCATGATGACAGCCTACGCCGCGGAGCCTCTCAAGGAAGATGCGGAGCGCTCAAACATCTACGCCATGTTGCAGAAGCCGTTTAAAGCATCGGCTTTGTTCGATGAAATCATCGGTGCCTTTGCTGAAGAGCCTAAGGTAACTTCTGTGGTAGAAGTAGAAGCAGAAGAGGTTGTGGATGAACATGCGGGCGTGGTCTTGTTAGTAGAGGATAACTTTATCAATCAGCAGGTGGCGACTGAACTCCTTAAGAGCGCTGGTTACGAGGTTGATGTTGCCGATAACGGTCAAATCGCCATAGACATGATCGCCGAGAAAAATTTTGATGCGGTACTCATGGATATTCAGATGCCTGTGATGGACGGGTTAACAGCAACGATAGAGCTCAGGAAGCACTTTAGTCTGCAGGAACTGCCTATCATAGCCATGACGGCTCACGCCATGTCCGGGGATAGAGAGAAGAGTCTGTCGGCGGGGATGAATGCTCATATCACTAAGCCGATTGTTCTCAATGAATTGTTCGATACCCTAAGTTATTGGATCAAACTGAAAGAAGAAGTGGATTAA